A window of Juglans regia cultivar Chandler chromosome 7, Walnut 2.0, whole genome shotgun sequence contains these coding sequences:
- the LOC108991822 gene encoding cation/H(+) antiporter 15-like, translating into MKTEPSIVIHEMTMVMANMSLVCHDPRSKINKLIWYHGNPLKSPTALLLLQLSAISLVSQLIDVGLKPLGQSSIVSQIFSGMVFGPSLLGHKGLVTSKLFPTRGAMLIETMATFGLMFFLFGVSVRMDLTSMVRPGKQAMTIGFSVFFFTTLTAGLSAFFFARYVAKETSLKESLFLIAESQTLTGFPVIACLLTELNMLNTNIGRLALSSAMFCDLLGISLTAVALAVMGNKGGGTLRPAMAILSSVALVVGIVFIVKPAILWALNRAPKDKPLSETFIRSIFLLVLVIGLLSETIGQHYVFGPLVLGLVVPDGAPLGVALISKTEALTSLVFYPTYLSISGLRTNIFKVGAQASWIVSSVVILSCTAKLAAVMAPAMYGDYMPVREAFVLGLIMNAKGIVELNLYNLWKESKVLSDEEFALSVLSVIVVTAIVTPLIKYLYDPSWQYTAIKRSTIQHAKREADLRILVGIHNDDNVPAIVNLLEVSHASEESKIAVIAIVLVELVGRATPVLVAHQPYGSLQTSTTSTSQIINALRQYEDQNEGFVAVQSFTSISPYVTMHNDICRVGVDKRATIVIVPFHKQWAIDGSIGSVNRAIQGMNINILDSAPCSVGILVDRGILRGSMPFASTGRPLYHVAVIYIGGADDAESLAYGARMAQSESVDLTVVRFLLFGAENTKERKLETDLIDEYRQANAGNERFVVVEEVVRDGLALSASIKEMVDCFDLILVGRNHQPSPLITALGEWCECPELGIIGDMLASPDLRCTSSVLVIQQQRMGTGKLMQHSIGTDRNQLLIHDVPLDEPERGSWRITMDRSSIDRTVV; encoded by the exons ATGAAGACAGAACCATCTATTGTGATCCATGAAATGACCATGGTAATGGCGAACATGTCTCTGGTTTGCCACGATCCCCGCAGCAAAATAAACAAGCTTATTTGGTATCATGGAAACCCTTTGAAATCCCCTACAGCCCTTCTACTGCTGCAGCTCTCTGCTATTTCACTTGTTTCTCAGCTAATCGATGTCGGTCTAAAGCCCCTCGGACAGTCAAGTATTGTATCTCAGATTTTT agtGGCATGGTATTTGGCCCATCCCTTCTAGGACATAAAGGGTTGGTAACATCAAAATTATTCCCGACAAGAGGTGCCATGTTGATTGAAACCATGGCTACATTTGGGCTCATGTTCTTCCTGTTCGGAGTAAGTGTGAGGATGGATCTAACCAGTATGGTGAGGCCAGGAAAACAAGCCATGACCATCGGATTTTCAGTTTTCTTCTTCACAACGCTAACTGCCGGTTTGTCAGCCTTCTTTTTTGCAAGATATGTTGCCAAGGAAACCAGCCTTAAAGAATCGCTCTTCTTAATAGCCGAGTCGCAGACATTAACAGGATTTCCCGTCATTGCTTGCCTCCTGACTGAGCTCAACATGCTAAACACTAACATTGGCCGTCTAGCCCTCTCTTCCGCAATGTTCTGCGATTTACTTGGTATTTCCTTGACAGCGGTTGCTTTAGCAGTAATGGGAAATAAGGGCGGAGGTACACTAAGACCGGCGATGGCAATTTTATCTTCTGTTGCGCTTGTGGTTGGTATTGTATTTATCGTCAAGCCAGCTATACTGTGGGCGCTAAACCGTGCACCAAAAGACAAACCCCTTAGCGAGACGTTTATAcgttccatttttcttttggttcttgTGATCGGATTATTGAGCGAGACCATCGGCCAGCACTATGTTTTCGGGCCATTAGTCCTAGGTTTGGTTGTGCCGGACGGAGCACCTTTGGGAGTAGCTTTGATCTCAAAAACGGAGGCTCTTACTTCACTGGTGTTCTACCCCACCTATCTATCCATTAGTGGCCTGCGAACGAACATCTTCAAAGTTGGTGCCCAGGCTTCGTGGATTGTGTCATCTGTTGTTATCCTTTCTTGCACTGCCAAGCTTGCTGCCGTTATGGCTCCTGCCATGTATGGTGATTATATGCCTGTACGAGAAGCTTTCGTGCTCGGGCTTATCATGAACGCAAAAGGCATCGTGGAGCTTAACCTTTACAACCTTTGGAAGGAAAgcaag GTTCTGTCAGATGAAGAATTTGCTTTGTCAGTGCTGTCAGTGATAGTGGTAACTGCAATCGTAACGCCACTGATAAAGTACCTCTACGATCCTTCCTGGCAATATACTGCAATCAAGAGAAGTACCATCCAACATGCCAAGCGTGAGGCGGACCTCCGAATCTTAGTCGGCATCCACAATGACGATAATGTTCCTGCAATCGTAAATCTCCTTGAAGTATCACATGCTTCCGAAGAGAGCAAAATTGCAGTCATAGCAATTGTCCTCGTTGAGCTTGTGGGGAGAGCCACCCCGGTTCTTGTGGCCCACCAGCCCTATGGTTCCCTGCAAACAAGCACAACTTCAACCAGCCAAATCATTAACGCCTTAAGACAGTACGAGGACCAAAATGAAGGCTTTGTCGCTGTTCAATCTTTCACTTCCATCTCACCTTATGTAACAATGCACAACGACATTTGCCGGGTAGGAGTGGATAAGAGAGCAACCATTGTGATAGTGCCTTTTCATAAGCAATGGGCCATAGATGGCTCCATTGGCTCAGTTAACCGAGCCATCCAGGGCATGAACATCAATATCCTCGACAGCGCACCATGCTCTGTTGGAATCCTCGTCGACCGGGGCATCCTAAGGGGTTCGATGCCATTTGCAAGTACAGGTCGTCCATTATACCATGTGGCTGTAATCTACATTGGAGGTGCGGATGACGCGGAGTCACTAGCCTATGGTGCTCGCATGGCCCAAAGTGAGAGCGTTGATCTAACAGTCGTCCGGTTCCTTCTCTTTGGAGCCGAAAACACTAAAGAAAGAAAGCTCGAAACTGACTTGATCGATGAATACCGTCAAGCTAATGCGGGGAACGAACGATTTGTGGTTGTAGAAGAAGTGGTGAGAGATGGGTTAGCCCTTTCTGCATCAATAAAAGAGATGGTAGATTGCTTTGATTTAATACTAGTGGGGAGGAACCATCAACCGTCCCCTCTTATCACAGCACTTGGTGAGTGGTGTGAGTGCCCCGAGCTTGGGATCATCGGCGATATGCTTGCTTCGCCGGATCTTAGGTGCACATCATCAGTCTTGGTGATACAACAACAAAGAATGGGGACTGGGAAGTTGATGCAACATTCCATTGGTACTGATAGAAACCAATTACTCATTCATGACGTTCCACTTGATGAACCAGAAAGAGGGTCATGGAGAATTACCATGGATAGATCCTCCATCGATCGAACTGTCGTTTAA